The following are encoded in a window of Congzhengia minquanensis genomic DNA:
- a CDS encoding DNA polymerase III subunit alpha: protein MSFVHLHTHTEYSFLDGACRIGPLVKRAKELNMNALTITDHGDMCGVIEFYKEAKAAGIKPLIGCEVYVAAKDRNIKSHDNGNTTHHLVLIAKNMTGYRNLIKVVSAGFIDGFYYKPRVDFSVLKQHAEGLICLSACLAGEIPQAIVNGDEERAKKLIAQYSSLYGKENFFLEIQNHGIADQRRVNAFLIPYAQEAGIGLVATNDVHYIEKKDAKYQDLLMCIQTNRKVAETDRMAFETDEFYLKSEEEMNALFGQVPGALSNTQKIADMCDLEFEFGVLKLPKFAVPNSGDAFDYLKSLCYEGLHKRYGEKANEVKERLDFELEVIRSMGYVDYFLIVWDFIKFAKDRKIPVGPGRGSAAGSVVSYCLNITNIDPIRFGLIFERFLNPERISMPDIDIDFCNEDRQQVIDYVVEKYGRDCVSQIITFNKMKAKNAIRDVGRVLDISYSDTDAIAKMIPFDLHMTIDKALKLNPELKAKYDGDATVHELIDDAMALEGLIRNAGTHAAGVVISQKPLTEYVPLQKNDDVLITQFPKDTVEELGLLKMDFLGLRNLGIIKDALNIIQDSTGEEINIDDINLNEDGVYKMISRGETEGVFQLESPGMKQFIKEMRPENIEDIVAAISLYRPGPMDQIPRYITNKIHPENVQYKHPALEPILNVTYGCMVYQEQVMEIVRKLGGYSLARADLVRRAMSKKKADVMNEERKNFIYGKENEDGSVQIEGCLRRGVDEATANAIFDEMMDFANYAFNKSHAAAYAFVVYQTAYLKYFYPAQYMAALLSSVLDSPDKVNGYSAEAARMGIKILPPDINKSAAGFTVADGDIRFGLAVIKNVGVGCVEAIVEERRSSGAYLSYRDFAKRTLSLNVTKRVHEYLIKAGAFDALGEKRSCLLKDFEGIIDSFADDFKRNISGQMSLWGDEEETADAFSTDIAEFSQKELLKLEKESIGYYISGHPLNEFADEIADISTLSFSELQRGSTPDGEDVAAVFEENRNVTDGAKVKICALATGVKTKITKNNKMMAFVTAEDLTGQAEILVFPNVYERCKQYLTEDAPIVISGRLSFREDEEPKILCDAISPLEHGMKPPAGEQKLFMKFELGKDFLIDRAKAILAEHTGDVPAYIFVEEKNMTALAPKSLWCSGGDDVIGALKRLLGEKNVILK from the coding sequence ATGAGCTTTGTTCATTTGCACACCCATACGGAATATAGCTTTTTAGACGGCGCCTGCAGAATCGGGCCGCTGGTTAAAAGAGCCAAAGAACTGAATATGAACGCCTTGACAATTACAGACCACGGGGACATGTGCGGCGTAATTGAGTTTTATAAAGAGGCGAAAGCAGCCGGAATAAAACCGTTAATCGGCTGTGAGGTGTATGTGGCGGCGAAGGACAGGAACATAAAGTCTCACGATAACGGCAACACCACCCACCACCTTGTGCTGATTGCAAAAAACATGACGGGATACCGCAATTTAATTAAAGTCGTTTCCGCCGGGTTCATAGACGGGTTTTATTATAAACCCCGGGTGGATTTTTCTGTTTTAAAACAGCACGCAGAGGGGCTGATTTGCCTTTCTGCCTGTCTGGCCGGGGAAATTCCCCAGGCCATTGTGAACGGAGATGAGGAACGGGCAAAGAAGCTGATCGCACAGTACAGCAGCCTTTACGGAAAAGAAAATTTCTTTTTGGAAATTCAAAATCACGGAATTGCCGACCAGCGCCGCGTGAACGCATTTTTAATTCCTTACGCCCAGGAAGCCGGCATTGGGCTGGTTGCCACCAACGACGTGCACTACATAGAAAAAAAGGATGCAAAATATCAGGATTTGCTCATGTGCATTCAAACCAACCGCAAGGTGGCGGAAACCGACCGAATGGCCTTTGAGACCGACGAGTTTTATTTAAAGAGCGAAGAGGAAATGAACGCTTTGTTCGGCCAGGTTCCGGGCGCGCTTTCTAACACACAGAAAATTGCGGACATGTGTGATTTGGAATTTGAATTCGGCGTGCTGAAGCTGCCAAAGTTTGCGGTGCCAAACAGCGGCGATGCGTTTGACTATTTAAAATCCCTCTGCTATGAAGGGCTTCACAAACGATACGGCGAAAAAGCAAATGAGGTGAAGGAACGCCTTGATTTCGAGCTTGAAGTGATCCGCAGCATGGGCTATGTGGACTATTTTTTAATCGTTTGGGATTTTATTAAATTTGCCAAAGACAGAAAAATTCCCGTGGGGCCGGGCAGAGGCTCCGCCGCCGGCAGTGTGGTGAGCTATTGCCTGAATATTACCAACATCGACCCCATTCGGTTCGGACTGATTTTTGAACGGTTCTTGAATCCGGAACGCATCAGCATGCCGGACATTGACATTGACTTCTGCAACGAAGACCGGCAGCAGGTAATTGACTATGTTGTTGAAAAATATGGCAGGGACTGCGTTTCTCAAATCATCACGTTTAACAAAATGAAGGCCAAAAACGCCATTCGCGACGTTGGGCGCGTGCTGGATATCTCCTACAGTGACACGGACGCAATTGCGAAAATGATTCCCTTTGACCTGCACATGACCATAGACAAGGCGTTAAAGCTCAATCCGGAGCTGAAGGCAAAATATGACGGCGACGCAACCGTTCATGAGCTGATTGACGACGCAATGGCCTTAGAGGGTTTAATCCGCAACGCGGGCACCCACGCGGCAGGCGTGGTGATTTCGCAAAAGCCCCTGACGGAATATGTGCCTCTGCAAAAAAATGATGATGTGTTAATCACGCAGTTTCCGAAAGACACCGTGGAGGAGCTTGGGCTTTTAAAAATGGACTTTCTGGGGCTGCGGAATTTAGGAATTATTAAAGACGCTCTGAACATTATTCAGGATTCCACCGGCGAGGAAATTAACATTGACGACATTAATTTAAACGAAGACGGCGTTTATAAAATGATTTCCCGGGGAGAAACAGAGGGGGTTTTCCAGCTGGAAAGCCCGGGCATGAAACAGTTTATTAAAGAAATGCGGCCGGAAAACATAGAGGATATTGTCGCCGCCATTTCTCTTTACCGCCCCGGCCCCATGGACCAGATTCCGCGGTATATTACAAACAAAATTCACCCTGAAAACGTGCAATATAAACACCCTGCGTTAGAGCCAATTTTAAACGTCACCTACGGGTGCATGGTTTATCAGGAGCAGGTTATGGAAATTGTGCGGAAATTAGGCGGCTATTCTCTGGCCCGGGCAGATTTGGTGCGCCGCGCCATGAGCAAGAAAAAAGCCGATGTGATGAACGAAGAACGCAAAAACTTTATTTACGGCAAGGAAAATGAAGACGGCTCAGTTCAGATTGAAGGCTGCCTGCGGCGTGGCGTGGACGAGGCAACCGCAAACGCGATTTTTGACGAAATGATGGACTTTGCCAACTATGCCTTTAACAAATCCCACGCCGCGGCCTATGCGTTTGTGGTTTACCAGACCGCATATCTAAAATATTTCTATCCCGCCCAGTATATGGCGGCGCTGCTTTCTTCGGTGCTGGATTCGCCGGACAAGGTAAACGGCTATTCCGCGGAGGCGGCGCGGATGGGCATTAAAATTCTGCCGCCGGACATTAACAAAAGCGCCGCAGGGTTCACCGTTGCCGACGGGGATATCCGGTTCGGGCTGGCGGTGATTAAAAACGTAGGCGTTGGCTGTGTTGAGGCGATTGTGGAGGAGCGCAGAAGCAGCGGGGCATATTTAAGCTACCGCGATTTTGCAAAGCGAACCCTTTCGCTGAACGTTACGAAGCGCGTGCATGAGTATTTAATCAAGGCCGGCGCGTTCGACGCCCTGGGCGAAAAACGCTCCTGTCTGCTAAAGGATTTTGAAGGTATTATCGATTCGTTTGCCGACGACTTTAAGCGGAACATTTCCGGTCAGATGTCCCTCTGGGGGGACGAAGAAGAAACCGCCGACGCTTTTTCCACAGACATTGCAGAGTTTTCTCAAAAGGAACTGTTAAAGCTGGAAAAAGAGAGCATTGGCTACTACATTTCCGGCCACCCCTTAAACGAGTTTGCAGACGAAATTGCGGACATTTCAACGCTGTCTTTTTCTGAATTGCAGCGGGGAAGCACCCCGGACGGAGAGGACGTGGCGGCGGTTTTTGAAGAAAACCGGAACGTTACAGACGGCGCAAAAGTGAAAATCTGCGCTTTAGCCACCGGAGTGAAAACAAAGATAACAAAAAATAACAAGATGATGGCGTTCGTCACCGCTGAGGATTTAACCGGCCAGGCGGAAATTTTGGTGTTTCCCAACGTGTATGAGCGGTGCAAACAATATTTAACCGAGGATGCTCCCATTGTTATCAGCGGCAGGCTGTCTTTCCGGGAGGACGAGGAGCCAAAAATTCTCTGCGACGCCATTTCTCCCTTAGAGCACGGCATGAAGCCTCCGGCAGGCGAGCAAAAGCTCTTTATGAAATTTGAGCTGGGGAAGGACTTTTTAATCGACCGGGCAAAAGCCATTTTGGCGGAGCACACAGGAGACGTGCCTGCATATATTTTTGTGGAGGAAAAAAATATGACGGCCCTGGCCCCAAAAAGCCTTTGGTGCAGCGGGGGAGACGATGTAATTGGCGCGCTAAAGCGCCTGCTTGGAGAAAAAAACGTTATTTTAAAATAG
- the trxA gene encoding thioredoxin yields the protein MAAIHLTKENFDAEVLSSDVPVLVDFWASWCGPCKMVGPLIEELSDEFSGKAKIAKVDIDKEGELAMRFNVMSIPTIIVFKNGEVADQSVGAFPKGHYSDMLTKQL from the coding sequence ATGGCGGCAATTCATTTGACAAAAGAAAATTTCGACGCTGAGGTATTATCCTCCGACGTTCCGGTTCTGGTGGACTTCTGGGCATCCTGGTGCGGCCCGTGCAAAATGGTTGGCCCGCTGATTGAGGAGCTGTCAGACGAATTCAGCGGAAAAGCAAAAATTGCAAAAGTGGATATCGACAAAGAGGGGGAGCTTGCTATGCGCTTCAACGTGATGAGCATTCCCACCATAATTGTGTTCAAAAACGGCGAGGTTGCCGACCAGAGCGTTGGCGCGTTCCCCAAAGGCCATTACAGCGATATGCTGACAAAACAACTTTAA
- a CDS encoding YhbY family RNA-binding protein: MITSKQRAYLRSLANGVPSICQIGKDGITENLTKQLDQALAAREIVKTNVLENAPCSAREACTELSIILSAEPVQVIGKVFVLYRQAPDEKKRTIALKGN, from the coding sequence ATGATAACCAGCAAACAGAGGGCATATCTTCGTTCCCTTGCAAACGGCGTGCCGTCCATTTGCCAAATCGGCAAGGACGGAATTACGGAAAATTTAACAAAACAGCTCGACCAAGCACTTGCGGCAAGAGAAATTGTAAAAACCAACGTTTTGGAGAATGCCCCCTGTTCCGCCAGGGAAGCCTGCACCGAGCTTTCTATAATTTTGTCGGCGGAGCCGGTTCAGGTAATCGGCAAGGTGTTTGTGCTCTACCGGCAGGCGCCCGATGAGAAAAAAAGGACCATTGCGCTGAAAGGGAACTGA
- the nadD gene encoding nicotinate-nucleotide adenylyltransferase produces the protein MSKIGLFGGTFDPIHFGHLMLAEQVLKEFSLDEIKFIPAGIPPHKTKKKVTDKQHRLNMVLLATKDNPRFSVSDYEICNERLNYSYITISHFKEQNPKDEFFFIVGGDSFRNFPEWKNYRTLISLCTFIVVPRPGIEPTGYFEKFCGDEAPPRVFFLTGFSCGISSTAIRMQLKEGKEVSGQVPPSVEQYIKTNKLYI, from the coding sequence ATGAGTAAAATCGGTCTTTTCGGCGGGACGTTCGACCCCATTCATTTTGGACATTTAATGCTTGCGGAACAAGTTTTAAAGGAATTTTCCCTTGATGAAATTAAATTTATTCCGGCGGGCATTCCTCCCCACAAGACAAAAAAAAAGGTGACGGATAAACAGCACCGGCTTAACATGGTGCTGCTGGCCACAAAGGACAACCCCCGGTTTTCCGTTTCAGATTACGAAATTTGCAATGAGCGCTTAAACTATTCCTATATTACGATTTCACATTTTAAAGAACAAAATCCAAAGGACGAATTTTTCTTTATTGTGGGCGGCGATTCGTTCCGTAATTTTCCCGAGTGGAAAAATTACAGAACCTTAATTTCGCTGTGCACTTTTATTGTTGTGCCGCGGCCGGGAATCGAGCCGACCGGGTATTTTGAAAAGTTTTGCGGAGATGAGGCGCCGCCCCGGGTGTTTTTTTTAACCGGATTTTCGTGCGGAATTTCCTCAACAGCAATCCGAATGCAGCTGAAAGAGGGAAAAGAAGTTTCAGGGCAGGTGCCGCCTAGTGTAGAGCAGTATATAAAAACCAACAAACTTTATATTTAG
- the yqeK gene encoding bis(5'-nucleosyl)-tetraphosphatase (symmetrical) YqeK, whose translation MTTEQMKEKLGGMLTDHRYTHSLGVMETAEKMARLFGADVQKAQTAGLLHDCAKQIDRETQLAMCDKLGVPLDDLKRENTALLHAELGARLAETEFAVCDSEILGAIKYHTLGRANMTDLEKILYLADIIEPNRREFEGLKELRALCEKDLNEALLYGLELTIAHIGRKGRILHTQTMEAEAFYRNLLHKEAYHMKPLDAFEKAKKAVKVLDAKKANDIALLKVSDLTILADYFVICSANSTTQVRALADSIEEEFEKVGIIPLSREGKQGLNWILLDYGDFILHIFYQETREFYGLEKLWDDAEKMDVDKIINEL comes from the coding sequence ATGACTACGGAACAAATGAAAGAAAAACTTGGCGGTATGCTGACCGACCACAGATATACACACTCTTTGGGCGTGATGGAAACGGCCGAAAAAATGGCAAGGCTGTTCGGTGCAGATGTGCAAAAGGCGCAGACAGCCGGCCTGCTTCACGACTGCGCCAAACAAATTGACCGCGAAACCCAGCTCGCCATGTGCGACAAGCTGGGCGTGCCGTTAGACGATTTAAAGCGCGAAAACACTGCACTCTTGCATGCGGAGCTGGGCGCACGCTTAGCAGAAACGGAGTTTGCCGTATGCGACAGCGAAATTCTGGGAGCCATCAAGTATCACACCCTGGGCCGCGCAAACATGACGGATTTAGAAAAAATTTTGTATCTTGCCGACATAATTGAGCCCAACCGCAGGGAGTTTGAGGGATTAAAAGAATTGCGCGCCCTGTGCGAAAAGGATTTAAACGAGGCGCTTTTGTATGGGCTGGAGCTTACCATTGCCCACATTGGCAGAAAGGGCCGCATTTTACATACACAAACCATGGAAGCAGAAGCATTTTACCGAAACCTGCTCCACAAGGAGGCTTACCATATGAAACCACTGGATGCATTTGAAAAAGCAAAAAAGGCTGTGAAGGTGTTAGACGCAAAAAAAGCCAACGACATTGCGCTTTTAAAGGTCAGCGACCTAACAATTTTGGCGGACTATTTTGTAATCTGCTCGGCAAATTCCACAACCCAGGTGCGCGCTTTGGCCGACAGCATTGAAGAAGAATTTGAAAAGGTTGGGATAATCCCGCTGTCCCGGGAGGGCAAGCAGGGGCTGAACTGGATTTTATTGGACTACGGCGATTTTATTCTTCACATCTTCTATCAGGAAACCCGGGAGTTTTACGGTTTGGAAAAGCTGTGGGACGACGCGGAAAAGATGGATGTTGATAAAATTATAAACGAATTATGA